The genomic interval CGGTGCTGTACGACCGCTACGTCGAATACCTCGGCCAGGGGATGAACCCCTACCGCTGGTACGAGTACGCCGTCAGCGCGTCCATCATGATCGTCCTCATCGCGATGCTCGCGGGCGTGTGGGAACTCGGCTCGCTCACGGCGCTGTTCGGGCTCGTCGCCGTGATGAACCTCTGTGGATTGGTCATGGAGCGGCACAACCGCCTCACCGAGGAGACCGACTGGAGCTCCTTCGTCGTCGGCTGCATCGCCGGTATCGTCCCGTGGATCGTCATCGCGATTACGGTGTTCCGCACGTTCGACGCCGGCGGGAACCCCCCGGACTTCGTGCTCGTCATCTACGCCTCGCTGTTCGTCCTGTTCAATCTGTTCGCCCTGAACATGTGGTTGCAGTACCGCGGCGTCTGGAAGTGGGAGGACTACCTCTACGGCGAGCGCACGTACATCGTGTTGAGCCTCGTCGCGAAGTCGCTGCTCGCGTGGCAGGTGTACTTCGGGGCGCTGAACTCGCCCGTCTGAATCCCGCTCCCCATCGCGGCCGGGGCCGGTCTCAGCACGGACACGCGCGAGGCGCCCCGCCCGTCAATCCAGGTCGTCGAGAATGCCGGCGGCGGTGGCGACGCGCTCGCCGTCGAACGTCCACAGGCCGTCCCACTCGTTGTCCGCGCGTTCGAGCGAGACGAGCGCCGACGTCTCGTCCGCGCTCCCGGACCGGTACACGACGAACCAGGTCCGCCGGTACGGAGGGGTCGTGCCCGCGTGGACGTGGAGTCCGTCCGGCGGGTCGGAGTGGTCCGGAACGCCGTAGATATGCGTCTCGACGCCGCTTTCGCCGAGGCGCGAATACACCCGTCGCGTTCCGTGTTCGTCGTCGAGCCGCGAGAGCCGCTGGAACGACGCGTGGAGCGTCCCGTCGTCCGCCGCGAGCGCCTGCCGCTCGATGAACCGCGACAGCACGACGAGCAGGAGCTTCTCCTTGTTCGAGGCGGGGTAGCCGCGCAGCCGGAACCTCGTCTCCGAGAGGGCACGCAACACGGCCGGCGCCTCGTACTCGTCGAGGCCCATCACGCCCGTCCGGTAGTTGTCGCTGTTGACGAGGAGGTAGCCGTTCACCAGCGAATCGAGCGGCGAGGTGGCGACGACCTCGTTCCCGTCGAGCAGGAGCACGCTCGCGTCGAGGCCGGGCGTCGCGACGTCGGTCGTCACGCTGACGGACTGCGCCTCGAAGGCGGTTTCGAGCAGTCGCGACAGCGGCGTCGAGCCGTCGGCATCGACGACGACGAGCGAGCGGTCCGTCGCCGGCACGTCGAGAAACGACTCGATTCGGTCGAGAACGGTCGCCATTCTATTCGGTCCCGTCTCCGCGGGTCGCGGTCAAGAACGTCCGGTCGCAGTCGGCGCGTGAGTCGAGGCGAACACCTTTCACGGCCCTGCCTCAGAAGTCCCGTATCAGTGCGTCCCGTTCCTCGTCGGAGAGCGCCGTGAGCTGCTCGTCGGCCTCCCGCCGCAGGCGATCGCGCGTTTCGAGCAGGTCCTGGAACTCCGCGTTCGTCTCCAACGCCGTCTCGCTGTGGTTCGCACGGAGCACCTCGATCTTCCGGAGCGTCGAGAACAGCTCGCCGACGTGTCGGTCGTACGCCCGCCGCCGCAGGACACTCTCGACCGTGGCCGTGAGTTCGTCGCCCGTGACCGGCTTCTCGAGGTAGTCGTCGAACGGCATGTCCGCGATGTCCGTCTCGGGCGTCACGCCCGTCACCATCACGACGGGCATCTCGTAGCCGCGGTCGCGTATCGTTTCGAGCACCTCGTGGCCGCTCAGCTCGGGCATGCGACGGTCGAGCAGGACGACGTCCACCCCGTCGAGTCGGTCGAGCGCCTCGGCGCCGGAGCCGGCGGTCCGAACCGTGTAGTCGTCGAGCCAGAGGGCGAACGCCTCCGTCACGTTCGGCTCGTCGTCGACGGCGAGGACGACCGCCGCCTCGTCGTCGGTCGGCTCCGCCGCCATGGGCTCCGACATCACCGACCCCTCCGGTTCCGTGAACGCGCCGCGGGGCTCGCGTCCGCACGCCCCTCGGTGCCGTGTACCGCTGCGTGGCGAGAACGCCGCACGCCGTCCGTCCCGTCACCGCCGGCCGGTGACACTGTCACGGTCGCTCCCCACTGTCGGTGTCCGATACCGTGTCGCGCCGCCCAGATACGTCGCTGCGGTTCCCCATTCGTCTCCTCGGTAGTCACACGATTATCGGATATATAGCTGCTTGGAAAATGTCGAATAGCGAATAGTATCCGGCGGGGCCGATGGGGAGGCGCGTTCGATGTGGCGGCCGCCGCGAGGCGTCGGTACACGGTCGAAAAGGTGGATACAGTCGGATTCCGGGCGCTCAGTCGGACTCGGCGAACGGCGTGTCGTTGTGCCGCGCCTGTTCGCCCTCGAAGACGACGTCGAAGCCGAACGAGTCGGACTGGATGCTGTTGTCCGTGTCGAGCGGTACGGACCACTCGAAGCCGAGGTAGTAGTCCGAACACGCCTCGAAGCGGGCCGGGTCGGCGTCGATCATCGGCGCGGCGTCGAGGACGACCCCCTCCTCCGTCGCCGCGACGAAGTCCGCGAGCGTCCCCTCGAACAGGAGCACGTCGCCGCAGATGTACAGCGCGATGCGCTGGAACACGCCGACGACGTTGCCCTGCACGCTGCCGAACGTCAGCTGGCTGTTCGTGTCCGGATCCGCGGACGCCATCGTGCGCATCAGGTCGCGGGCCTCCAGGATGTCACCGAGGTTGTTCGGGCTCGACGGCGCGAGGTCGTACTGGACCGTGTAGACGGTCGTCCCTTCACCCTTCGCCTCGCCCGCCTCCAGGCCGGCGGCGAGCACCGCGTCGTTGGTGTCGCTCCGGCTCTCGCGGCTCGCGAGCCCGTCGCCCAACAGGACGATGTTCGCGGCCGCGCCCGACTGGCCGTTCGTGGCGAGTTCGTCGCGCGCTTCCGCGATGCCGTCCTGCATGTTCGTCCCCTGGTCTCTGGGCCCCGGGCGCTCGGGGCCGATCTCGATGGCCTCGATGGCCGCGACGATGGTCGCGGGAGCGGTCCCCAGCGGCGAGACGACCTCGCCGTCGTTCCCGAAGGTGACGAAGCCGATGTTCGTGTCCGGGCACTCGGCCAGCGACTCCACGAGCGCGATCGCGCCGGCCTTCGCGGCCTCGAGCTTGCCCGGCTCGTAGTTGGTCTGGCCGGTCGCGCCCCGGATCGAGGCGTCGGCCTCGACCATCGAGCCCGAGCGGTCGAGCACGACCATCACGTCGCGCGGCTCGCCGTCGTTCGGCTCGTAAATGTTGTCGCCGTCGTCGTACCAGACGCGGACGTCGGTCGCGTCGGCGAGCTCGCCGAGGCCGTCCGTGTCCTCGCCCTCGTCGCCGACCTCGGGCTCCGTCTGGCCGTTCTCGGCCGACGTGACGTTCTCGGTCAGCAGCCGGAGGTAGCCGGGGTTGTCGAACAGGTGGAGCGAGAAGGTGACCTCCCCCCAGTCGCCGGGCTTGACGTCGTCGAGCTGGATGAGCCCGCCGTCGAGGTCCGCCGGAACGTCCGCGAAGTAGGCCGCCTTGTACGCGTTCGTCGCCTGGCGCAGCCCCGCGCTCGTGCCGAGATTGACGCCGGGGTTCTCGGCGGCGTAATCGAGTAGGAAGACGCCGAAGTCGGGGACGTAGTCCTGGATACCGTCGGGCTGGTTCGGGTTCGTCCCGGCGAGGACGGGCTCGTCCGCGTCGAAGACGATGCGGTCGATCTGCTCGCCGCGGCTGAACGGCACCGGCTCGTACTCGTAGGTCAGCGCGTCCGGGTACGCGTTGACGTACTCCAGCCCGTTCGGGCCGTAGTAGGTCTGCTGCCAGTCGACCTTCAGGTCGAAGCTGCCCGCGACCAGCGTGTTGTTCGTGAACTCCTCCTCGTCGGAGAAGAGCGCGCTCGTTCCGAGACCGGCACCCGCGGACGCGAGGCCGACGGCCCCGAGGCCGGCGAGCACCTTGCGCCGCGAGAGGTTGTACAGGTGTGCGTTGTCTTGCTGCATGGTTCTCCCCCGTCCGCGACCGTCCTCACCGCCGCATCGAGCCGGTCGTTTCGGGATGGTTTCCCCACAGGCTATGGGGGCTTACCCATGCAGTCGTTCAGCCCATCCGACAGTCGCTCGCGAACGCTAAACGGGCCGTTCTCCGGATTCGGGCCCGTTGCCCCTGGAATACACGCTCGGCCTACTGTGTGTCGTGTGTCCCGTAATGCTGGCCTACCGTCACGAGGTGTCGCGCTTTGGGTTTGTGCAGCGGTTCGTGGGTCGTCGCTGAAGAGTGTGTTCGAGGCTCTTCCCAGGCGTGGTCCTGCTTGCAGGAAGCTCACAGACCCCACAGACGTGGCCACAGCCGGCGACTGCGCCTCGGGGTCCCCCGAGCATGGGACAGACGACTCGGCTACAGACCAGCGTGTGGCGACGCAGCGAGGGAGGGATATCGCGACCGTATCGGCGGAGGGACTCGGTGTCGGGGACCGACGGTGACTGCTCAGCCGTCGACAGGGCTCTGTTCGATGTCCTGCAGTACGCGCTCGAAGGTGGCCGCACCCATCCCGTCGACCGCGGTGTCGGCCTGTTCGGACAGCGTTTCGAACCGCTCGACGAGGTCGGCGTACTCGCTGCTCTCCTCGCGTTGTGCCGGGGTGAGTTCGGCCTCGAGCGCCGCTCGTTTCTGCCCGAGCGCGAACAGCTCCTGTGTGATGCTATCGTGTTGTGCGACCTCGCCCAGCCGGTCGACCACCTCGGTCAGGTCCGCGGGCGTGACCGGCTTCGTGAGATACGCGTCGAACGGCATGTCGACGATGTCTTCGTCGGGGTCAACGGCGGTCACCATCGCCACTTTACACTCGACGCCCCGCTCGCGGATGACTTCGAGCACTTTGTCCCCATGCATCCGCGGCATCATCCGGTCGAGCAGGACGATGTCGACATCGTCGTCGAGCTGGTCAAGCGCCGCCTCGCCCCCCGTGGCCGTTCGGGTGTCGTAGCTGTCGTCAATGGCGAGCCGATAGCTCTCCAAAGCCTGTTGGTTGTCATCGACGAGCAGGACCGTCTGCCGGTGCTCAGTGTTCATAGTATGTCCCACCCTGATTCATTTTACCTTGTCCATCAGAAGTGAAAAGCGGTGGGCTTGCATACCAGCAATACTGTTTTTGCACTGACTACTTCACCGTCTCTGTGCTGATAGAGTCGTCTCGCATCGGCCAATCCGGCCCCTTCGGCGAGCCATATGAGGTGTGGCGGTGCCCGTTGGTGCCGCGCTCGACGGGTATAGCGTCACAGTGGTAGTCGCTGCCAGGAGTTATATTTGACCACACATATACACTCGTAGTTCCGCTGGAACGCGTGCTAGATTCACCCCATGACCGACTACGACGACCTCTTCGCGGAGACGGCGCCTGACGGCAGTGTCTTCGCCGAGAAACGAGCGCTAGACCCGTTACGGCCGCCTGAAACGATTCGAGGCCGCGACGAACACCAACACGCGATCGCCGAACTCCTCAATGGCGTGACGGAGGGGTATCTGCCCCCGACGGTCACGATCCACGGCCCGCCGGGGACCGGTAAGACGGTGACGACACGGCGGGTGTGTCAGGAGTTTGCGGCTCGCCACGACGATGTCGCGGTTGAGTACGTGAATCTCAAGGAGTGTCGGTCGCTGTTTAGTGCCGCCCGCGAGATTCATCTTGAACTGACGGGTGAAACCGTTGGAGCGTACGAGGGGCTGGATGGAGCGTTCGCTGGTATCTGGGCCGCGTTGGACGAGTATCCCGAGTGGACGGTGCTGCTCCTCGACGAGATCGACCACATCAAACAGGATGCGAACTACGATCCCTCGGAGTTCCTCTATCGGCTGTTACGCGGCGAAGGAAAGCTGAAACGCGATATCCAGCTGTCGGCGTGGCTCATCAGCAACGAGTTGCTGGAGGTGGATCTGCGCTTGGATAGTCGCGTCGAGAGTGCGATGAGCGACGAAGCGGTGTTCTTCGGACCGTATCAGCACAGCGACTTGGAGCGAGTCGTTGGCCCGCAGTTGGACGCAGCGTTCCGGGACGAGACACTGCCTGCTGCGGTGCGTGAGTACGGGATTTCCGAAGCTGCTCGGCGGTGGGGAGATGCCCGAAAGACGCTGCGCTTGTTCCGTCGTGCTGGCGAAGCAGCGACTGAGCGAGAACTGCCGGCGGTGACGCGTGAGTGTATCGACGCGAACCTTGAGGCGACCGACGCCGAGGATGTCAAGCAGAAACTGCTCAATCTACCGTTCAACCACTTCATGGTGATTGCTAGTACCACCCTGGGGAAAGACGAAGACACGGGGGAGATTTACCAACCCGTCACCACGAATCAGATTGCTATGCGAATGCAGAGTGATGATCTCCCGGAAGATGTCCACTTGTCGGACCGGGCGATTCGGGAGGTCATTCGTGACCTGCTGACGATGGGGCTGGTCGAAACATGGATTGAGTCACGCGGGCGTGACGGCCGTGTCAAGCAAATCGAAACAACATTTGATCCGCAATGGATACGGGACATCCTTGGTCGGTATCTCCAAAATACGCCGCACCTGGAACTTGAGACTCTTTTGAACGACAAATAAATGCAAGATGTGGAGGGGTAGCGCCTAACCGTTGATTGACAGAGGACTTCTCTTAGGGACTTCTAAGTTGGAGACGTTATGTGATGCCAGCAAGTTCCTCCTCAGTAGTGCGAATAGGGGTACTGTCTATATCCTCTGTCGATTTTGAAATCCGAGCGCTACAGGTGCAGTGCAACATGCATACTGAATATCTGATCTCAGTTGATAGTGCCGTTGTACTCTTCAGCTAGCTCATAGACCCCTCTCCCAATGTTGTCCACTATCCCGTGTTCTCTAAGCCGAGTTAGCCGATTCTGAATATACTGTCTCGAATAACCAAGTTCATCTGCCAAGTTAGCCGGTAGGTTCCGGCCCTCCCGTAGGGCCGCTATGATTTTCTTATCTGCGTCATTCAAATCGATATTCCCCATTGTCGTAGCGGTTCAACTGGAGCTATTTTACTGTTGGCTGAATCGTCGAGGATTTGTTTGCTATAGTAGCTTACTACCACAAACATTATCGTCGCTCAGGTGTATCTCAAAAACAGAAGCACGGGACAAGACTTGGACGGTGTTGGTACCACCGCCCGTGCCTCTGTAGGTGACAGAAGCAATGACAACTACGACTTCACAGCCTGAAAAGGCTACCGAGCGTACTGAGTGCGAAGACGACCGATGCGACGGTCCAACTGGTGAGACGCTGCCCTGTTTCGCGTGTTTTGATCCAGATTGGACATACGACCGGGGGACGACCAAATGACCGACGAACTGTTACGCGACCGTGAGCGGCCCGGAGACACTCAGAACCGGCCACCAGAAACTGTCCAAGCGTCACCGCAGCAACTCCTGCGAGGGGCGTCGGTCGGGATGTCCCTTGGGCGTGTCGTCTGTCTTGAGTGTGGGGAAAGCCTCGAAGAAGGTCGTGCTGTGATGATTTATGGGTACCGAACGGCTGAGAGCCAAACGTGGACGCTCCGGCGGTGCTACTGTACAGCGTGTGCGCCGACTGCGATCGGTGACTCAACGCTTGGTGTGGCGGAACTGTTGGTCCGCGCGTGGCTGGGAAGTCTGGCACTGCCGCGGACACGAACCCACGAGTTGTGCTTGACTGAGATTGAGGTCGTGGACTATCGGCAGCTCTCGGAGGGAAGTGATTCGTGACCGAGAAACAGGCGCTCAGTGAGCGCGTTACTGACTTGGAGGCGACCGTGGAGGGGCTTGAAGCGCGGCTTGAGGGGGCGACGAATCGCGATATCCCGCTGCTGAAGGGAACCGTTCGGGCCGTCGTTGGTGCCGATATCGATGCAATCGGCGAGTTGCCTGATGCCGGGCGTGCGTTTCATCGCGAGGTGGCAACGCTCGGCGAGCGCGTGGCCACGGTTGAAGAGCAGGTCGCGGCGTTCGGTGACGTTGATGCTGCGAAGACGACGAAAGCCCAGAAGCTTGCGGCGATTTGTGCCTTCGCACAGAACAAACAGCACAGTCAATCTACGACGGTGGCGGTGACGGCCGCCGATATTCGTGGCTGTGTCGGGGTATCTCGTCGATACGCCTACGAGTTGATTGATGATGCCGCGGCGGAGATTGATGGTGCTCGCGTTCGCGAGGCCACCAGTGGTCAATCCGGCGGTGCGCCGAAAAAGAAGGCACTGCTCGTCGATTGTGAGCAAGTACGCACTGGTGATGATGGTGTGAACCAGTTCACCACAGGTGGACGTGACGACGAGGGGGCTCAGACGGGGACGTCGATGTCGGAGGTAAGCTAATCTAATTCGGCGCGTTTCAATTCTGAACGGCGGCCGTGGATGCAATGGTTGGTTACTCGGTGGTGTGCTCGGAACGACGCTCAGCGACACTAGATATCGACCGTTCTAGAAGGCACACACTGTTTCGTGGCGTGATGAACTGGTTCACAACGGACTGTCGCTGCGGGTGCTGCCGACACTTCTAAATCGATACTACTGCCGCAGCTGCCGTCTCTGGACGAACCGAGTCCAAGCAATTATGTCTGCGTCAGTCAGTCTCCGCATATGCTCACGGACTGGATCGCTCCCGACGACTGGCAGACGGTTGTTGCGAACGTGCCGATTGTCTCCGTTGATTTACTTGTTCGATATGAGGATGGGCTTCTCTTCGGCAAACGGACGAACAAGCCCGCATAGGGGTATTGGTTCCCGCCTGGTGGTCGGGTCCGGAAGGGTGAGACGAGAGACGAGGCTGTCCACCGAGTCGCTTCTGAAGAACTTGGGCTAGAGGTGGACATCGTCGAATCGCTCGGCGCGTTCGAACACATCTACCAGACGGCAGATGTTCCTGATGCCGGCAGGAAGCACTACCTCGCAAACGGATATGTGGTTGACGTGACTGGCGGTGAACTCACGCTTGACGACCAACACGAATCGGTTCGACCATTCACCACGCCACCGGAGCCGCTACACACGAACGTACGGGCGTACTTAGAGGCAGCTGACAGCCTCTCACAGTGGCCGTAAGAAGGCCGAGCTATTCGTGTAGGTCGTCCCGGTTCGCTTCGTACCACTCGATTGTCTCCTTGAGCCCCTCACGGAACCGGGTGGAGGCCTCCCAATCAAACCGTGTTTTCGCCCGTGACGTGTCGAGTTTCCGGCGCGGTTGCCCGTCCGGCTTGGAGGTGTCCCACTCGATGTCGCCGCCGAAGTCGGTCATCTCGGCGATCATGTTGACGAGCCCGCGAATCGATATCTCCTCACCGCTGCCGAGGTTCACTGGATCAGACGAGTCATATCGCTCGGTTGCGTCGAGAATTCCGTCAGCTGCGTCTTCCACGTAGAGGAATTCACGGGTGGGTTCTCCGGTGCCCCACGCTGTGATGGTATCATCACCGCGCTCGCGTGCCTCAATGCACTTCCGGATGATTGCGGGAATGACGTGAGATGTTTCGAGGTCGAAGTCATCACGCGGTCCGTACAGGTTCACCGGAAGCAAATAGATACTGTTGAACCCCCACTGTTCTCGATAGGCCTTCGATTGGGTGAGCAGCGCTTTCTTCGCGATTCCGTACGGCGCGTTCGTCTCCTCTGGATACCCGTCGAACAGGTCTTCTTCGGAGAACGGGACCTCCGTGTGTTTCGGATACGCGCAGATCGTCCCGAGGATGCTGAACTTGTCGACGCCGTACTGCCGGGCCTGTTCAAGGAGCTCAACGCCCATGATAGCGTTATCATAAAAGTAGCGCCCGGGGTTGGCCGCGTTCGCGCCGATGCCGCCAACGGTTGCTGCGAGATGGATGACGGTATCAGCGCCGGAATCCTCGAACGCTCGTTGGATTTCATCGCGGTTACGGAGATCGTACTCGTCGCTCCGCGGCACGAAGATTTCGACCGCGTCGTTCCGATGTCGCAACTCCTCGACGAAATGGCTCCCGAGGAAGCCCGCGCCCCCGGTAACCATGACTGTCTTGTCTGTCCAATAATCGTATGTCATCGCCAATCAACGCGCCCGCCCCACTTTTCAGGATTGTTCGCGTACCATTCGATCGTCCGGCGTGCACCTTCGCGCCACTCGACCTCGGGTTCCCAACCGGTTTCTTCGTTAAGTTTCTCGTAGCCGACGAGCAACTCTTCGACGTCGCTGTCGCCGGGCCGGAAGCGATTCTCTCGCTGGACGATTTTAGGGTTATCCCAATGGCCTTCCTCGCTGCCGACCTCCAGCAGCAGGTTTGCCCACTCGCGCATGGAGATGTTCTCGCCGTATCCGTAAACGTACTCTTCGCCAGGCCGTCCTTCAACAGCAACGTGGAGGTGACCGCGAACTCCATCTTCGACGAAACACATGTCACGCTTCGGCGTGAGATTACCGAGTTCGACGATATCGCGCTCGAGTGCTTGGGTAATGATTGTTCCTGTGATGTAGCGGGGGTTCTGCCTTGGTCCGTAGTTGTTGAACATTCTGGTCGTGACGCCGGGGAGTCCGTAGGCGTCATGATAGTTCATTGTGAGGAAGTCCGCCGCAAGCTTTGAGGTGGCGTAGACTGAGGTCGGGTTGACTGGGGACCGTTCACTGAGGATGACGCGACCATCCTCTTCGTACTCATGCTTGTCCTCCATCTGTCGGTCGACGTTACCGTATTCCTCGGACGTTCCTGCAGTGTCGAACTTGTCGATATCGATATCAAGATCGACGATTGATTGGAGGAGGTTTAGCGTGCCAGTGACGTTCGTATCGATTGTCTCGTAGGGACGGTCCCAGGACTCCCCGACGTGGGCCTGGGCGGCGAGGTGGAATACGAGAGTGTCTGAGTACTCCCGCATCGCTTTTAGTGCCTCCGAGACGGAGTGTTTATCCCGGAGATCACCACGGTGAATGGTGAGGTCATCCTGCAGGTGGCGGATATTTCGGAGTTCGCCGCTGGAGGTGGCGCGGACGAACACATGGACGTTCGCGCCTGCATGGAGCAGCCTCTCGGTCAGATGCGAGCCGACGAAACCGTCTGCCCCAGTGACGAAGACCGGTCGGCCCTCGAGACGTGCCTGGATATTCATCTGGTATGTGGTGTTATCTGTCGTGTGTGACTTCAAACGATTGCTTTCGCCGTGTCCGAGTCTCAACCGTTCCAAATCAATGAGGATGGGAACTCAACAGTTGATTTCTTGTGTGGCGCTCAGCTCTTCACCTATGAGTATGGGCGCTGTGGACGGACCGGGCCCTGAGGCTGTCTAGCGGGCATCGTTGGCTTCGTCGCCGGGGTATCATATCGGAGGATATCAAGGAAAGAAATCGATATGGAGCGCCTAATCGCCGTCGAACTTTTCTTTCTATCGAATATTTGGACGTACTGTGTGCCTGTATGCTTGTAGTACACCTCGATCTGCTCGTCTTAGTAATAACATCTGATTCCGGACGTTCGACGGACACAAACTCAGACGCTAGGTTGCCCAACACCGGCCCTCTGTAGTGTCAGCCGACGGTGAAGCTGAGTGGGCGTAATCTCGAGGAACTATTGGCCGGATACAATAGACCGAACAAGCGAGTAAAACTCGATTCCGGACACCACAACGGAGAAGTCCAGAGTGACCGATCCCGTGGTGCGCCGAGATCACGGAACTCTGGACCGTGCGTGTGGATGACCTTGACTACTGTAGAACGCCGATACCGAACCGATCGTCGACTCGTTCTTTTGACGGGGACAGTGCGTATTCGGTGTTCGGCCAGAACGCGACGCTGGCAAACGACGATTCGACGTACGCTCTGAACACATTGTTGAAGCGACAATTGTCCGTAACGAGGAAGCCTCCCGGTTCCATGAACTCCGTCGCGGTTTCGAACTCGAACCGCATATGTTCGGCAGTATGCAAAGAGTCGTGGATGAATACGTCCGGCGTTTCTGTTTCTAAAACCGTTGGCAACAGTTCTTTCGCGTCTCCGAACTTTCGCGTCCAAGCGCCCTGGAGATACGGGGGGACAAGCCAACCAGCATCAACGTTCTCGATATCCGACGGAAGTCTCTCTTGATTGTTGATATCGATTGATATCAGCTCCCCGCAGCCGTTTTTACGCAGCGCAGCGAGGATATATGTCGCACTGAGCCCATCGTAAATGCCAGTTTCGACGACACACGTTGGCTCGGTGAGTCGGACCAGAACGTAGAGGAACTCACGCCAGTTGCTGTGCAAACCGTCAGGGCGTTCCCCTGTCCGCCTAAGCCCTGCGGTGAGCTCTTGCTCAACCCGGGTGTCTCCCCGTATCTCTTCCCATACTGCGACTGCCTCGTCTTGCGAACAGTCGACGACCTGTGGAACAATCGTAACAATATCTTCCCAGTAGACTGTATTCTCGAGCGTGTAGAAGTGGTTGGTATTTCCCCGAACGACCTCGACCAGTCGTTTCGGCCTTCGTGCTGCCTCTTGAACGAGTCCGATAGGCCCGTAACGGTCGTACAGATTTCGGAGATGAACAATCCGATTCATACTGGATACTACACTGATGGCACGACCTCGCACGAATAAATCCGTTTGCTTCTCCTGACTCCTATTAGGACGTTTTTATATCCCGGCCGAGTAAACGTTCAGCGTACCCGTTCTGGCTCAGTCGATGAACCTCTCACGAACTATCTCTGTTGACCTGGTATCGCGCTTAGGTCGGGCCGTAGTCGCACTATGTGCAATCTCTGTCTTTATTACCATCCTCGGCTCTGATATTTTTGGTCGATTTGTCTTGTTTGAGGCTGTAGTTACCATCCTCGGAATAGGTGTCGACATGGGGCTCGGCAGTGCCGCTCAAAAGCGTGTCGCGGATCATCGA from Halosegnis marinus carries:
- a CDS encoding class I SAM-dependent methyltransferase, with amino-acid sequence MNRIVHLRNLYDRYGPIGLVQEAARRPKRLVEVVRGNTNHFYTLENTVYWEDIVTIVPQVVDCSQDEAVAVWEEIRGDTRVEQELTAGLRRTGERPDGLHSNWREFLYVLVRLTEPTCVVETGIYDGLSATYILAALRKNGCGELISIDINNQERLPSDIENVDAGWLVPPYLQGAWTRKFGDAKELLPTVLETETPDVFIHDSLHTAEHMRFEFETATEFMEPGGFLVTDNCRFNNVFRAYVESSFASVAFWPNTEYALSPSKERVDDRFGIGVLQ